The genomic region TGCGGGCGGACGCCAAGCAAGCCGGTCACATCGAATGCTCGAACACGCTCTACAACAAACTGATGTCGGCGTCGCGCTGGACACAGCAGAACATGATGTTCGACGTTCCCAACGGCTGCGCCGGCCGCAGTGAGCGACTGGGCTGGACGGGAGACATCCGTCCGTGCGTTCAAACGGCTCTGTTCCATTTCGACAGCGCCGCGTTCTTCGAGAAGTACTGCGCCGATTTGCGCGCGAGCCAATCCGACGAGGGCCGCTTCACGGATATCTGCCCGCGCGCGCATCTGCGCGATACCGATATCTGCATCGGCTCCCCCGGCTGGGCGGACGCCGGGGTGTCTCTGCCCTGGGATTTATATCTCAATACCGGCGACACCCGCATCCTCTCGGACCACTACCGGTCGGCCTGCCGCTGGGTGGACTTCATCCATAGAAATAACCCCGATCTGATCTGGTCCAGAGAGCGCGGAATGAACTGGGGGGACTGGCTGAGCGGCGGGCCAGCTACGCCTAACGATATCGGAGCCACGGCGTTCTTCGGGCACGACGCCGATCTCGTCGCGCGCATGGCGCAAGTTCTGGGCCATAAGGCCGACGCCGCGCGCTACCGAACTTTGTTCCAGGGGATCAAGACGGCCTTCACCGATCGTTTCGTCACCCCCGAGGGCGTCATTCGGATACCCAGCCGGTCCAGTAATGTCACTGCGGCGATCCGAGCTCTCGTGAAGAATTCGAGCCTATCATTCCCGGTAACCAACACCGCGCTCGGCGGCGACCCCGCCCCGAACGTCGTGAAAGAATTGACCCTGACTTACCAAATCGGAGATCGCCGCGAAACGAAGAACTTCCCGGAAGACGCGGTTGTGGAGCTCAGCGGCGGCGGACAGTCTCTCGAAATCGTCCACGCGACCTACGGCGAGAAAACCGAGGGCGCCAATCCCGGCGACGTCCAAGGCAGTTATGCGCTGGCGCTGGATTTCGGTCTGCTGGACGCTCCGCTGCGCGCCCGCGCCGCCGCGCGCCTGGCCCAAGTTATCGAGCGCGACGGCGGGCATCCCACGACGGGCTTCTGGAGCAGCGTCGAAATGCTCAAGGCCCTGACCGAAAACGGCCTGCACGATGTCGCCGCCCGGATGCTCACCTTAACCACGGTTCCCTCCTGGGGCTACATGGTGCAGGGAGACGGGACCACTCTCTGGGAAAGCTTCACCGCCAACACTACGGTTCTCTCCCTCAACCACTGGACCCACAGCGCCATCGGCGAATGGTTCTGGCGTCACATCGCGGGCATCGCCCCGGACGAAGCCCAGCCCGGATACCAAGCCATCGTGATTCGCCCTCGTCCCTGCGCCGAAGTCAACTGGTGCAAAGCCTCCTACGAATCCCTGCGCGGCCCCGTCACGGTGGACTGGAAACGCAGTGAGACCCAGTTCACTCTAAACGTCACGATCCCCGCCAACATGACCGCCACCGTCTACATCCCCGCCGACGCCGGCGCAAAGATCACAGAAGGCGGCAAAGCGATCACCGACGCGCCCGGCGTACAACTGCTGCGCCGGGAGGCGCAGAGCAATGTCTACCGAGTGGAGGCTGGGGCATATCAATTCGCGGCGGTATGAGGAAAAAACGGTTACTCATCGTACTCTATTGGGGCGACTGCATAATCCACGCCCGGTTTCCTCGGAAGCCTCTGGTCTTGTGTGGGAGCCATTCGCACACTGGCTCCGGTGCGGAAGGTTTCGCGTCCGCAGATCGGGCAGCGCTGTTCGTCCATCGTGGGTAAGAGGATATCTCCTGTGCTGGTCGATTGACCGCCGTCGTTCTGAAACGCGCTTTCGACCATCCATCCTCCCCAGCCGCAGCTATCCTTAGTGACGGCGCACACGGCGTAGACGAGCCAGACGTAATCGGGAATCGTCACATCGCCGCGCTCGATTTCAAGCAGACTTTGGAATTTGCGTGGAAACGGCATTTGCGCGTACTCTCTTTTGCAATATTGTAAATCTGTTGTTTTCTAAGTGTGCTTCTTGATCCCCTGAACCATCCTTGGACACTTGCTGATCTCTTTCGATTTGCGCCATGCTTCTTTGTGGCGGTGCCAGCTCGTCATGTAAATCGGCATCCATATTTGCACGGCGAACGGAGCGAACATAGGACAGCCGATGGTCATCCCTTGCCCGCGCATCCACTCCACGATCTGCGCATTGCGGCTGAGCATATAGAGATGCCGTTCGCGCGAGACTGCCCGGTCCCACGCCGCGCGCAAAAGGCTTGCGCCCAGACCCGATCCCCGATAATCCGGGAGGACGTACACGGCGGCGATCTCCGTCCAGCCAAACGGCAAGTCCATGGTGAGCGCCGCGCCGGCGAATGCGCCTTCGACTTCGGCGACCTGTACGTCGCGCAGGCGCAGCAGTTCGCGGATGGTGAAGCCGAGGATATTCGGCGTCGACTTCAGCTCCTCATGCAGCGTGGCCGCTTCCTTCGGATGCAATCCCCGATGGGTAATGGTCGCGCTGTTCGTCATCCCGCCTCGACTTCGCCAATGAAATCCATATAATTGGTCTTATGCCGCTGGACGGCCTCCACCCATGACGTAGGGAACGCGACGCCTTCGCCGACGACTTCCTCAAGCGCCCGACTCACCTGATGCGCGCATGTATTCGGGCCGACGCGGCCGACGCCCGTGCCGAGCCCGGGAAACGCGACGGATTGGACATAATCCGCGATCCGTTCGCCCGCATGCTCGCCGTCCGAAAAACGGCCGTGCTTGATCAGCAAAAGCACGGCCCGCGCGGCAAGATAGGGATTGACGGTATATCCCAGCACCATCGGCACGCGCATCGTCGGCGCGGCGATGATATAGGGGAATCGCAAATCTTCCGTCTCGACAATCTCGGCGGCGCCGACCAGCAGCTCGCCATAATGCCGCGTCACAATCGCTTCCTGAAGGCGATTTTGCACTTCCCAGCCGAATCGCTCGGTATAACGCATGTCGATCCCGCCGTCCATGAAACCGAAGCTATTTGCCGGACTCACAAGGGCGTCACACGAAATATCGAAGATCGAGCCGCGATGGATGGTTACATTCGGAAAATCGCCGCAATGCAGACGCCAGGCGTCTTCGAGCCCGGCGTCGAGGGCGGTAAGGATAATATGAGGTTGGAAATCGGTGCTGGACACTGGAGCTCCTCTCGGGTACGGGACAATTCCAGTATACCCCGATGTTCGTGTTTTATTTACACATAGGTAACTTGAAGACTGATGATGGTCGATCTCCGCGTCGTTTCAATCTCCAAGCGTTGCCGAGGATGCGCAAATGGGGCAGATGATGTTCCCCATTCTAATCTCGCCTGGCAGTAATCCAGCAAAATCCCAATGGGTCGCGGAATTCAAAAGGTACAGAACTGTCCATACGGACGCGTCCTGAAATCGATAGATGGAGTGAGCGTGTCGCCGATCGTCTGAAACGGACGATCCCCAGCTGGACCGATGTTGGCGTAAATCACCGAGTGACTGCTTTGCCGCGCTTTCGATGGCGTGGATGGTCGTGTCCCACAAAGCGATCTCAGCGGAACGCCGCTCCGAACCGCTCCAGCACTCGTAGGTCTCATGGATCGCGTCCATGGGGCTTTGTCCGAATGGCGTGGGCTGGTCCACAGGACCAAGCAAGGCGAGCGTGTCCTTAATTGAGAGAAAGAACGCCCAGCGGAGATAAAGTGCGGCCAGCATACGAAATCCGCCGTCTTGATCTTGCTGACGCATGTGCTTATCTATGTGATCGAAAAGATCGGATTGGTCCGCGCCGTCTTCCACAAACAACCGAAGCTGATGCAGCAGCGGCAGCTCCATCATAATCTCAGGAACGAGGGGCGTGATTGGCGCTGTCTTACGCGACGGGCGGTTCATGAGTGCCTTATTTGATCAAATCGCGCGCCGGTAGTCCGCCAGCTCTCGCCGCGCCTTCATTTGCGAGTGGGCGAGTCGGAGCTGCTTGCAGGGCCAGAGCAGGGCCCAGGTCATGTAAAAGGCGCCGAACCATGTCGGCGCGTAGACGTCGCGCGCGGTGTCGACCCACATCAGGCCCTTTTTCACTTGATATGCGTGGACATCCACATTGGAGCGGTCGAACGCCTCCATTTCGCGGCCGGTCTCCGGGGCGACGACCGGGCTTTGCGGCGCGTATTTCTGGATGAGAAATCGGTGGCGTTTGTACAGCTCGGGAGCGTCCACATCGTCAAAGGAGCGCCAGCTGTGGACATAGGGGCGATATTTGTAGCATGAGCCCGCGGAGTTCGGGGGCAGGATGCAGCTGGAGACGACTTCGCCGTTCGCATAATCCGTTGTGAAGAAGATACTGTTGTTTTGTATCTTGACCTCGCCGTTGATGTTGACGAAGAAGCAGGCGATGCTCGCCATATCCCCATTGGCGCGGTTGACCAAATAGACGACACACGGAGTGACGTTCTGCGTCTCGTTCGGCTTCGTCACATAATCGATGACGGTGAAGCCGCATGTGACAAGAGCCTGCACCGCATGATAGAAAAAGGGCGCAACCTGCGGATCCAGCGTCGCCGGGTCAAACCGATTTTGCGCGGGATGCCGCGCGATGGTTTGCTTGTTCTTAATGAGGATCGGCCCTCCGATGTACGGAACGCCGATGAGGATGGCAAGGAATACGATGCTAATCAGCGTGTGAACAGTGTGTGGCGACATGCAATGTCTCCTGGCGTAGAGTGTTGGAATAGGACAAGCATACTTGGTCTGATCGACTCTCATTGTAACACAACTTGTCGGAACCGAAGCCGCTTGCGTTCCTGTGTTATAATACTCTTCGTCCTTTCGCCGCAAGTGTTTGCACGTAAGGAAAGCGTAGGAATTGCGAGAGTTTATCGATATGGGTGTTCAGCCGTCATCAAACAGCGCATTATTGAGCGAAATACGCCAATTGATCTTGGACGCCCGTCGCTAGACGGCGGTTGCAGTCAATGCAGTCAATGCCGAATTAACCCTTCTCTACTGGAATGTGGGACGGTGTATCCGTACGGAAATCTTGCGAGGAAAGCGGGCAAACTATGGCAAACAGATTGTCCTCAGTCTTTCTCAGCAACTGACAATAGAATATGGCAGAGGCTGGGGTGAGAAACAATTGCAGCATTGTCTTCGCGTTGCGGACATTTTTCTGGACGAAAAAATTCTCTCCGCAGTGCGGAGGGAATTGGCGTGGACACATATCAAGACGCTGATGTATATTGACGACTCCCTAAAGCGTGATTTTTATAACGAATCGCCGAATATCTGACGGTGCTCCGGCCGCGCGACATACTTCAAGCGAAGCTACATGAATCGATTGAAACGACGCGGCGACGCATGCTGGAAGATCGTGACGCGGGATAATAAGTGGCGGCAAGAAATAAGCAATTCGAACTATGAACACAGAAACTGAAGTTATTCCCGAGGTGCTCGCGGAGCAAGAGTATTTGACGCACGTGCGCACAAGTATCGAGGCGCAGGCGGAGCGCCGGGCGGCGCAGATTGCGGGAGCGTCGCGGCAGTCGTTTTCGTCGGAGGATGTGAATGCGGCGCAGGGGAATGCGTGGGAGCTGAAGCTGGCGCAGAAGGCGGCGCGGGTGCTTCAGGATCAGAAGAATGAGCCGTACTTTGGACGGTTCGATTTTCAGGAGAATGAGGCGGGCGCGCCGCTGGAGACGTTTTATATCGGCAAGGCGACTTTGTATGATGAGAAGAACGCGTTCCTTGTGTACGATTGGCGTGCGCCGGTCAGCAGCGTCTACTATCGTTATGGGGTCGGGCCGGCGTCGTACCGCGCTCCGGCCGGACAGCTCAATGGGCGGATCGATCTGAAGCGGCGCTATGAGATCAAGGAAGGCGCGCTAGTCAACGTCTACAACGACCGGGGCGCCAAGCTTGGGCATGAGGACGAAGAGGGCGATGAGATGCTGCTTGGCCTGCTTAGCCGCAACACGACGGGCCAGATGCGCCAGATCGTGCAAAGCATCCAGGGCGAGCAGGACGCGATTATCCGAACGGCGGCGGAGGTGCTGGCGGTGCAGGGACCGGCGGGCAGCGGTAAAACCGTCGTCGCGCTGCACCGGGCGGCGTACCTGCTCTATATGATGCGTGAGCGGTCGATGAACCCGTCGCAGCGCGATGAGTTCATTTCGGCGCAGCGCATGCTGGTCTTCTCGCCCAACGGCGTCTTTTCAAGCTATATCGCCCAGGTGCTCCCCGATCTTCAGGAAGACCAGATCCAGCAGGTCATTCTCGAAACCTTCTTGCAACGGGAGCTGCGGCAGATCTGCCAGGCGAATCGCGAGACGCTGGGAACCGTGTGGCGGATCGAGACCAAGGACGATCACAGCGAATACTTCTTAGAGTCGCAGGACGATCCCGCGTATGCCGCGCGCAAGGAGGGATCGTATTACAAATCCTCGCTGGCGATGCGCGCCGCCGTGATGGCGTATGTGACGTCGCTGGAATCCGAGATCGACGCCGGGTTTGAGAACGTGATGTCCACGACGTCGTTTAACAAAAGCGGCAAGCCCGAGCCTCTGTTTCTGAAAGCCGATATGGCGCGCAAGTTCCATCAGCGCGCCGGTGACCACCGCGTCAGCCTCGTCGCGCGTGTGCGGGACTTGGTGGAGGCGATTGAGCAAGAGGCCGCGCACCTGACCAAAGCGCTCGCGCCGCCGCGCGGTCGTAAAAACACGGGCGCGCTGGAGCGTATTCTGACCCCCGAGCAGCGCGCTCGGATCGAAAGCGATATCGCGCTGCTGCGCGAGGCGGCGACGCGGCAGCGCGCGCACATCGCGCGTCTGGAATCCGTCGGACCACTGTCCCGGTATCGCGATTTCTGGGTGCAGGCGCGCGCGAACGTCCAGCTAGGCAAACTGCCTTCTGAAAGCGTCGAAGCGATGCGCGCCGGCCTGCTGACAGCGCTGTCCGAGCAGCGCTTGCCTTACGAAGACCTCGTGCCGCTGCTGCTGCTGCACGGCTTCGTTCGCGGCTTTCCGGGGATGGGCGGAATCGAACACGCCATCGTTGACGAAGCGCAGGACTACTCGCCGCTGCACTACGAATACCTGCGCAACTGTCTTCCCGACGGCTGCTCGATGACGATTGTCGGCGACACCAACCAGGCCGCGAACCCGTTTATGGGCCTGGACGATTACGCCAAGCTGCTCAGCGTCTATGGCAACGGCTCCGTGAAACGCCTGGAGCTGACGCGCAGTTACCGTTCGAGCCAGGAAATCACCGACTTCGCCGGCCGGATCCTCGGCGACCACATCCACGTCGAAAACGTCCGCCGCACTGGGACCAAACCCCAGCTGCACGCCCTGATGTCCGAAAGCGATCCCTTGCCCACGCTCCAGTCGATCATCGCCGCCCTGACCGCCGCCGGCATGCAGACCGTCGCCATCCTCTGCCGCACCCGCCGCGCCGCCGAAGCCTTCCATCAAAAATACGGCGTCGCCCTGCACGCCACCCTGCTCTCCGGCGACTTCGACAAGCTTCCGCAAGGCGTCCTCGTCCTCTCCGTCCAGCTCGCCAAAGGACTCGAATTCGACTCCGTCATCGTCATGGACACCGACGCCGCCACCTACGGCCGCGACGAAGAACGCAAACTCCTTTACACCGCCTGCACCCGTCCCCTCCACGCGCTGCATCTCGTGTACCAGGGCTCGCCCTCGCCGTTGCTGCCGCTCGGGCATACGGAACTGTTTGAAATCATGCGTGAATAGCTCATAAGTGACGAGAAGAATAGCATCTCTTCATCTGGCTTACGCAATTGCCGTCTCGCGTTGTATAATGATTGCATCTTCGTACATCGCCGTTTTGAGGACATTAGGATGAATAATACACCCCTTCAGCGGACATGGATGAAATTTGCGGCGTCAGGTTTCATCAATTTGCTGTGCCTAATATGTGCGCTTAAGATCACAGGTCTGTATCTTGTGGCGTTTGCGTTTATCAATCAGCATTCATGGCAAATCTGTATTGCTTTTTTGCTGTATCAGTTGTTACAAATTGTCAAGTATCCCGTGACTGCCCTTCCCATCTTCATCGTCGGAGGGCTGGCGATTCTACTCGTAAAGCTTGCGCCGGCGTCCCAGCCTTTCATTGAGCGTCAGTACAACCGAGCAATCGGGAAGCCGCTTCCTCACTAAACGAGTTTCTTATATTGTTTCCGCCGTCTCTCGATGCCGCCAATTGTGATCGAGTTAAGAACATCGCCCGTGTCGCGGAGGCCAATCGGTCAGCATTGCCTCCAGCACCTCGCGAGACTGGATAGGCGTTCGATAGAGATGGCGGCATTGTCGGCACTCGTCAATATGCGCGAGTATTTGTTCTGCGTTGTCGAGATACCCGAAGCGAATGTTGTAAGTCTGCTGCTGAATGGGCGACTGGTAGCGGATCAGTAGTCGGCCCGGTCGATACGGCGCGTATGTTTCTCCAAGCATCGCCGAGACTTTGGACGCGAGTATTACGGCAGAGTCTATTTTGCAACGCTGTTCATCGGTGGTCTGATCGTAGAAGCTGCCTGGGTGGCTGCCGACGCGATCCCAGAAGTCGGAGTCTTCATTTGACGACATTGTGATCAATAGACAATCGTCAAGGGAGTTCACCCAGACGTCCAGCAGCGACTGCATATCCCGGTAGGAATATGTGAACCATGTGTTCCAGCGCTCGGAATCAAAATACGCGGCGTTGCAGACTTCATTGAGCGCGTTATTTACCGCGAGGGATAGGACGTTCTGATCCTCAATGTTGTCGATGGCGGGCCAATGCGCCATCACATTTCGCACAAGTCCCCGATCCATTCCTATGCGTGCGGAGAAACCGCCCACAAGCTCATCGCTCTCGGCGACAAAGCGCAGGCAGTCCAGAATCATTTCCTGAGTTTTCGTGATTGGATTCATGTCGAGTGTGCTCAAAGATATTGTAGCGTATAATATTCTGAGATCGCCGGTGTTCGAGTATGATGACGTCGCTGGGAATTCTTAGGAAAGTCGAGGCCGGGACAATGAGGAGCTATTGGGTCTGCGGTCTTTTGGGGACCGTTTTGTTGTCCGCGCACGGCGCATCCGCCGCCAATAAGGATATCGTGATCGGGGAGTTTGAGGGTGTCGATTTCGGCGGCTGGACGACTACGGGGACAGCGTTTGGGAGCGGCCCGGCGCTGGGGGCGCGCCTCGGGGAGCTGGAGATTCAGGGCGCTCATGGGAATGGGGCGGCGAGCAGTGAGCTTGCGGGAGATGGGCCGACGGGGACGCTGACGTCGCCGGCGTTTAAGATCTCGCGGCGCTATCTTTCCTTTGTGATTGGCGGCGGGCGTTATGAGCACAGCGCATGTCTGAACTTGATCGTGGATGGTAAGGTCGTGCGCAGCGCGACCGGGGCGAATAGCGATCGGCTCATGCCCGTTAGCTGGGATGTGAGGAAGTTCCTGGGCCGTGAAGCACAAGTGCAGATTGAGGACGAAGCAAGCGGAGATTGGGGGCATGTGAACGTGGATCATATCTTACAGACCGATCAGCCGGAGCGGATGCCGGTGACGACGCAGGCGCTTTACCAGGAGACGTATCGGCCGCAGTTTCACTTTACGGCGCGTCAGTGGACGGAGGATCGCCTCAATCCCGGCATGCGTGAGGAGGGCTGGCTGAACGACCTGAACGGTCTTGTGTATTACGACGGCGAGTATCACCTGTTCGCGCAGCGCTGGAACAAGTGCTGGGTCCATGCGGTCAGCCGCGATCTCATCCATTGGACGGAATTGGAGCCGGCCTTCTGGGAAGAGCATCTGGACAGCGGAGTGCAGTCCGGGAACTGTGTCGTCGACTACGCGAACACTTCAGGACTGTCGCCGGACAAGGCCACGCCGCCGATGGTCGCGTTCTGGTCGCGCAACGATAACCGCAGCCATTGCATTACCTACAGCCTCGACCATGGCCGAACCTGGAAGTTCTACGACAAGAATCCCGTCCTGGTCGCGCCGGAGCGCGATCCGATGGTCTTCTGGCATGCGTCTACCCATAAGTGGGTGATGGTGATGTATGGGAACGATCAATACCACATCTTCACCTCTCCAAATCTTCTGGATTGGACGGATGAAAAGCATCCGATTCCCAACAGCTTTGAATGTCCGGATATGTTCGAGATGCCGTTAGACGGCGATAAGGCGCGCATGAAATGGGTGCTGATCCGTGGAAATGGAAAGTATTCGGTGGGCGAATTCGACGGATCCGAATTCCACGAAGAAACCCCGCAGCTCGACTCCGATGGCGGTCCGAACTTCTACGCGACTCAGAGCTGGGGCAACACCGAAACGGGCGACGGGCGCCGGATCCAAGCCGCATGGATGCGCGGCGGCGTTTATCCCGACATGCCCTTCAATCAGCAGGTGACGTTCCCGCGCGAGCTAACTCTGCGCACGACACCCAGTGGCCCGCGACTATTCCGCGAGCCGATTCGCGAGATCGCCACGCTTCATCAGCACGAAGACAAATGGACAAATCTTGCGCTCAAGCCGGGTGAAGATCTGCCGCTCCATACATCAGGCGATCTGTTTCACATCAATATGAACGTCGCGATCCCGGAAGGCGCAGCCCTCACCCTGAACGTTCGCGGCGTCCCGCTGATCCTGACTCATAACGCGATTGCCTGCGAAACGACTCCCCAAACGGTGCAAGGCGCCCTCACGTTCGTCGAGGTCTTGATCGACCGCACATCGATTGAGGTTTACGCCAATCATGGAGAAGCCTCGACATCGACATGCTTCCTGCCCAACGACAGTGGATTGTCGCTGAAGGCTGCCGTGGAGACTGTCAGCCTACCGTCAATCTCCGTATTTCCATTGAACTCCGTTTGGAAGCATTAATTATCCCGCAATGAGATAATAGCCGACGCAAAAAAAACGCCCGTCTTTCAAAGACGGGCGTTTAATAGTTGGCCTAAGGTCGTGGTGTCGATTAGTTCGACAGCGACTGGCGGCGGCTCTTGCGGAAGCCGGCGACGAACAGGCCGAAAGCGCCCAGCATCAGGGTCGCGATCTGGCCCGGTTCCGGAACGGCGGCCGGCGGGATGACAACCGGGAACGGTTCGACGGTGATGATATCGTCGATGCTGAACTGGTCAATCGTTTTGGTCAACGCAGCTTCCGTGAACGTCAGCGACGAAATGCTCTGGCCGTAGTCCGTGAAGCCAAAGAACTCCGCGCCGCCCTGCTTCGATCCATGGAGGACGATCGATTGTGCGCCGGAGCCATCCGTGAACGATGCGGTGAGCGTGCTCGGATAAGCGGCGCCTACCTTCGTGTTTCCAAGTCCAGTGACATAGAAGCCGAACGCGGAGACCGGTTTGGTGAACGTGAAGTTCAGAGCTTCCGGCTGACCGTTGCCCTGAACGATGTAGAGGGACTTAGAGCCGCCAGCCGTCGTGTTGAAACCGACGGTCTGGGCGCCCTTTGACGGTGTGGCGTTCACCGAGTCCACGCGGCCCTTGCCCGAGCCGCTGAAGGTCAGGTTGAAGTCGGGAGACGCAACGCCGGTTGTGGTGACGTTGGTTTTGGCTGCGGCATACGATTCGAAAGTGAAAGTCTGAACGGTGCCGTGCGTCGAGACGTCCGCCAGGAAAGCGTCATGGACGCCCTGAGCCTGTGTGGCTCCGGTTCCAAGGGTGGTGCTGCTCTTGGCGGTATTGGTGGTTCCGGTAAAATATGTCGGAGCAGCATGGACAGCTGCCGACGACGCGAAAACCGCCGAGACGCCCGCGACCAATGTCATAAGGCGATTTGAGTTGTGTAACGACATTAGGATTCCTCGTCTATTGTGTCGAATTGATACGGTGGCGCTTCACGACGGCTGGCAGGCCGCCATACAACTGATAGCGACCTTATTATACCACCGAACAAGCGGGCTATTAATTCTTTTCACTCTAAATTTAGTATAAATTACAGGGAATTGACTCT from Capsulimonas corticalis harbors:
- a CDS encoding GNAT family N-acetyltransferase, which translates into the protein MTNSATITHRGLHPKEAATLHEELKSTPNILGFTIRELLRLRDVQVAEVEGAFAGAALTMDLPFGWTEIAAVYVLPDYRGSGLGASLLRAAWDRAVSRERHLYMLSRNAQIVEWMRGQGMTIGCPMFAPFAVQIWMPIYMTSWHRHKEAWRKSKEISKCPRMVQGIKKHT
- a CDS encoding macro domain-containing protein gives rise to the protein MSSTDFQPHIILTALDAGLEDAWRLHCGDFPNVTIHRGSIFDISCDALVSPANSFGFMDGGIDMRYTERFGWEVQNRLQEAIVTRHYGELLVGAAEIVETEDLRFPYIIAAPTMRVPMVLGYTVNPYLAARAVLLLIKHGRFSDGEHAGERIADYVQSVAFPGLGTGVGRVGPNTCAHQVSRALEEVVGEGVAFPTSWVEAVQRHKTNYMDFIGEVEAG
- a CDS encoding HelD family protein, translated to MNTETEVIPEVLAEQEYLTHVRTSIEAQAERRAAQIAGASRQSFSSEDVNAAQGNAWELKLAQKAARVLQDQKNEPYFGRFDFQENEAGAPLETFYIGKATLYDEKNAFLVYDWRAPVSSVYYRYGVGPASYRAPAGQLNGRIDLKRRYEIKEGALVNVYNDRGAKLGHEDEEGDEMLLGLLSRNTTGQMRQIVQSIQGEQDAIIRTAAEVLAVQGPAGSGKTVVALHRAAYLLYMMRERSMNPSQRDEFISAQRMLVFSPNGVFSSYIAQVLPDLQEDQIQQVILETFLQRELRQICQANRETLGTVWRIETKDDHSEYFLESQDDPAYAARKEGSYYKSSLAMRAAVMAYVTSLESEIDAGFENVMSTTSFNKSGKPEPLFLKADMARKFHQRAGDHRVSLVARVRDLVEAIEQEAAHLTKALAPPRGRKNTGALERILTPEQRARIESDIALLREAATRQRAHIARLESVGPLSRYRDFWVQARANVQLGKLPSESVEAMRAGLLTALSEQRLPYEDLVPLLLLHGFVRGFPGMGGIEHAIVDEAQDYSPLHYEYLRNCLPDGCSMTIVGDTNQAANPFMGLDDYAKLLSVYGNGSVKRLELTRSYRSSQEITDFAGRILGDHIHVENVRRTGTKPQLHALMSESDPLPTLQSIIAALTAAGMQTVAILCRTRRAAEAFHQKYGVALHATLLSGDFDKLPQGVLVLSVQLAKGLEFDSVIVMDTDAATYGRDEERKLLYTACTRPLHALHLVYQGSPSPLLPLGHTELFEIMRE
- a CDS encoding glycoside hydrolase family 32 protein, translating into MRSYWVCGLLGTVLLSAHGASAANKDIVIGEFEGVDFGGWTTTGTAFGSGPALGARLGELEIQGAHGNGAASSELAGDGPTGTLTSPAFKISRRYLSFVIGGGRYEHSACLNLIVDGKVVRSATGANSDRLMPVSWDVRKFLGREAQVQIEDEASGDWGHVNVDHILQTDQPERMPVTTQALYQETYRPQFHFTARQWTEDRLNPGMREEGWLNDLNGLVYYDGEYHLFAQRWNKCWVHAVSRDLIHWTELEPAFWEEHLDSGVQSGNCVVDYANTSGLSPDKATPPMVAFWSRNDNRSHCITYSLDHGRTWKFYDKNPVLVAPERDPMVFWHASTHKWVMVMYGNDQYHIFTSPNLLDWTDEKHPIPNSFECPDMFEMPLDGDKARMKWVLIRGNGKYSVGEFDGSEFHEETPQLDSDGGPNFYATQSWGNTETGDGRRIQAAWMRGGVYPDMPFNQQVTFPRELTLRTTPSGPRLFREPIREIATLHQHEDKWTNLALKPGEDLPLHTSGDLFHINMNVAIPEGAALTLNVRGVPLILTHNAIACETTPQTVQGALTFVEVLIDRTSIEVYANHGEASTSTCFLPNDSGLSLKAAVETVSLPSISVFPLNSVWKH
- a CDS encoding PEP-CTERM sorting domain-containing protein, which produces MSLHNSNRLMTLVAGVSAVFASSAAVHAAPTYFTGTTNTAKSSTTLGTGATQAQGVHDAFLADVSTHGTVQTFTFESYAAAKTNVTTTGVASPDFNLTFSGSGKGRVDSVNATPSKGAQTVGFNTTAGGSKSLYIVQGNGQPEALNFTFTKPVSAFGFYVTGLGNTKVGAAYPSTLTASFTDGSGAQSIVLHGSKQGGAEFFGFTDYGQSISSLTFTEAALTKTIDQFSIDDIITVEPFPVVIPPAAVPEPGQIATLMLGAFGLFVAGFRKSRRQSLSN